One segment of Fibrobacter sp. UWB10 DNA contains the following:
- a CDS encoding glycoside hydrolase family 9 protein produces MPKTKCLVSAVIIAMAAMSAMAATGQEQPTPYDLIRPVYPLTWDTTVFNHYDTTVTKKHNMVPKNRTPASYVPNAYIPDTLNQAYLDAINYRMSPIRINQAGYLESDPEKQFYYVGTASSFEVVDADGNSLDPKVTGTFTNSGFQTSSDWTIIAGTNAATNDQKRYQVDITGQSGIIQVGNIPGNVPTETRLRIKVGNDISSTFIVSDKVYSMVKDAALKFYGINRSGDGDSWFHPASHMKDGAGAVVTGAADVRDQYNAALAGTLQGGYYDCGDHLKESQTQMYAFMVAAVLAATNADADEDHYAFNHGETVNRDAIPDMMREAKHGADFVLRAYVRAKGVIDDMALSVGNFGSDHGWWGRPENSDLLPVDGSAAATDRGGPMSRTVRLGEIGANIGGETAAGLALVGKLYSDFNDPRYMAFADSCLKVAKEMYEFAKSMAQGKTYKNNTEAAGWSSPAYNGNNEYFDDLALASVALWYATGDSKYGDDAIRSKTLGTTVPQSFMENCVGCFEGGWFVTDNKGFLKNVKNTSWANAYAYATYALYKLILADENKAINEFGMTKEERLNAIEDCIMSMIHNLSDVSAGTATIVLPRKDPSNYMVQDIGWKGNEVKYDPIWYSMQTDQTWIYNRYQAGNIFEVLAYADVAKDIEKQNLVLPNLGTPNWKADEMHQLGINQLNYLLGVNPWDVSYILGVGDKNDAHPHHRAANPEGKNQPGAGYKYRPPVGALYGGVTPGATNSMVPDNKSWEDYHKSETCIDAAATLVSSGMLAAAKFDRTIAPGVSVEIRHVSMDSAIVVVKLSNRGTVNLYYGTSESAMTEVASPDNNVPGVQHEIILRDLQPGTGYFFYAIGQNAYVPENKTIKYMVDSTKTPFSFTTLNTVESAQITNVTVCNMFGDSAEIMWYTPNGEYESKIYWDTVPHTKASDYAFNSGAGNADVSGIPTRFHYVKIGGLKEKTTYYYMVESNGQFTNVDDKTGEMLKFTTPVAWYDFSVRAYQYDFGGTEFLNLNIYNNEARAFDSLTLRMYFMAKPEEVEQCATLIDSDICQAYDEAGFNKPCENDRELRDLMRAALPVRLDDTYDATTGKYAYYFPVPLGSSIIKSQSRLRVDLTYSSGISNDGYKTCETLRQPAKKHMDKTTGDWSWAPHKFLDDGADYEGMPYEDKDYGDIDNEIPVDPFIVVYRKDEFIWGYSPSYQEMTKKRAHYEMDVHLDAPFNVSDGSYVQIDQTSSTVYVKGYAHISEQGYITRIWANGQEIKTVVDRVGDEIFLISENDGVIAHYNVTDGNGSIDSTGLWTLNIPVKMKIGSNKIDLTIFAGADPQCEECAENGGCAFINRTYYVQFTRGNLTASSLTIKDDAGNPVASPADPSNTRFHIYLTDKDKAGSSAPVNVLVINAKKNDTLKVKMVEDASNPGSFKSANAITATSVAPEARNGTQISFFAGDTIQVVYIDPDDEEDVSKQSFYAEAKYPEPTKVLAQDTDCDNVADKLLVVFSNTLISDYSFDSIRVYLPGMTDTVTLKVDAAAALNKSEVLVDLPASLGIEESAAPAGKSTVYMKAEGATNASKVAIGDGIMPQLLSVTILENPDHEYAEDTLMVAFTEPVILASETVWPLEVIGATGATFSVVGKATTTNDGKSWMYAITGNTNGQFIKEGTTVTVKTNSVADKAFNTLDPALACKQVQVAETPRPVPITIAEMRDNEGDGYPDELYMKFAKKLRDKDMLDSFVVEWGLKGEVKSMLPEWEHTFEFGQHWEKKSTVDSSGATPVVIVDSVLVSDTVSVITVKLTPANTFARGATVGPYDGYGRVTPRLGPEGGFFDKFYPVVDKCPPIIMTAVWSGYDVDDDTYGTQDNLTLTFSEPLDTVAGHPYVVERNRDGSAGVFFSPKQNPSVSLSYVLNTTMGRLSYKHKYSEAIWIADSVRLISDSETSFFKDKAGQYPGYATPWVPVTGSVSNIKFTITAVDGVTKSRSPDSIYYGGIPMDPNVNFRLTTKNKSEETIVMAEGSSKLHDVYGAPIRNYHSAGPVFMIEVALPDVLDKTELGEAKRDYKVDLEMDLFNNLGTYVNKATYSFMTSQVQEFISPASTMTMYMEWCAPEDYPVSADGKKIGTGPYIAKFMTEAKSDYLPQKADEGDRTEALKDSDTFTKTFGFRRAKK; encoded by the coding sequence GTGCCTAAAACGAAGTGTCTTGTCTCTGCGGTGATTATCGCGATGGCTGCCATGTCTGCTATGGCTGCTACAGGTCAGGAACAACCTACTCCATATGACTTGATTCGTCCGGTTTATCCGCTGACTTGGGATACGACTGTCTTTAACCATTATGATACGACGGTAACTAAGAAGCACAACATGGTGCCCAAGAATCGCACCCCTGCCTCTTACGTGCCGAACGCTTATATTCCCGATACCTTGAACCAAGCTTATTTGGATGCGATTAACTACCGTATGTCGCCTATTCGTATTAACCAGGCCGGTTATTTGGAAAGCGACCCTGAAAAGCAGTTCTACTATGTGGGTACGGCAAGCTCTTTCGAAGTGGTTGATGCCGATGGTAATTCTTTGGACCCGAAGGTGACAGGGACTTTTACCAATAGTGGTTTCCAGACCTCTTCGGACTGGACAATCATCGCTGGTACCAATGCGGCTACTAATGACCAGAAGCGTTACCAAGTCGATATTACGGGACAGTCCGGCATTATCCAGGTGGGTAATATCCCCGGAAATGTGCCTACAGAGACTCGACTCCGTATTAAGGTAGGAAACGACATTTCCAGTACCTTCATTGTGAGTGACAAGGTGTACTCCATGGTGAAGGATGCCGCCCTTAAGTTCTATGGCATTAACCGTAGCGGCGATGGCGATTCCTGGTTCCACCCGGCAAGCCACATGAAAGATGGTGCTGGTGCTGTAGTTACGGGTGCTGCTGATGTACGCGACCAGTATAATGCGGCTCTTGCCGGAACCCTGCAGGGTGGTTACTATGACTGCGGCGACCATCTGAAGGAATCCCAGACCCAGATGTATGCGTTTATGGTGGCGGCCGTGCTTGCGGCTACAAATGCCGATGCCGACGAAGACCATTATGCCTTTAACCATGGCGAAACCGTCAATAGGGATGCTATTCCGGACATGATGCGTGAAGCAAAGCATGGCGCCGACTTTGTGTTGCGTGCTTATGTACGTGCCAAGGGCGTGATTGACGATATGGCGCTTTCTGTGGGTAACTTCGGTTCTGACCACGGATGGTGGGGCCGTCCTGAAAATAGCGACTTGCTGCCTGTTGATGGTTCTGCTGCAGCGACGGACCGTGGTGGTCCTATGTCTCGTACCGTGCGCCTTGGCGAAATCGGTGCAAATATCGGCGGTGAAACGGCGGCGGGCCTTGCTCTTGTGGGTAAGCTTTATTCCGATTTTAATGATCCTCGGTATATGGCTTTTGCCGACAGCTGTTTGAAGGTTGCAAAGGAAATGTATGAATTTGCAAAATCGATGGCACAAGGCAAGACCTATAAGAATAATACCGAAGCTGCCGGCTGGTCTTCTCCGGCCTACAACGGCAACAACGAATATTTCGATGATTTGGCTCTCGCCTCTGTTGCCCTTTGGTATGCCACAGGCGATTCGAAGTATGGTGACGACGCTATCCGTTCCAAGACGCTTGGCACGACGGTTCCGCAGTCGTTCATGGAAAACTGCGTGGGCTGCTTTGAGGGTGGTTGGTTCGTGACGGACAACAAGGGCTTCTTAAAGAACGTCAAGAATACCAGCTGGGCTAACGCTTATGCCTATGCCACCTATGCTCTTTACAAGTTGATTCTTGCTGACGAAAACAAGGCTATTAATGAATTTGGCATGACCAAGGAAGAACGTCTCAACGCCATTGAAGACTGTATCATGAGCATGATTCATAACTTGAGTGACGTGAGTGCCGGTACTGCGACAATCGTTTTGCCCCGCAAGGATCCTTCCAATTACATGGTTCAGGATATCGGCTGGAAGGGTAACGAAGTCAAGTACGATCCTATTTGGTACTCGATGCAGACGGACCAGACCTGGATTTACAACCGTTACCAGGCCGGTAACATCTTTGAAGTTTTGGCATATGCCGATGTCGCCAAGGATATTGAAAAGCAGAACTTGGTTCTCCCGAACTTGGGAACCCCGAACTGGAAGGCCGACGAAATGCACCAGCTGGGTATTAACCAGTTGAACTACTTGTTGGGCGTAAACCCGTGGGATGTGTCTTACATTTTGGGCGTGGGTGACAAGAACGATGCTCACCCGCACCACCGCGCCGCTAACCCCGAAGGCAAGAACCAGCCGGGTGCCGGTTACAAGTACCGCCCGCCTGTTGGTGCCCTTTATGGTGGTGTGACTCCGGGGGCTACAAACTCCATGGTTCCCGACAACAAGAGCTGGGAAGATTACCATAAGTCTGAAACCTGTATCGATGCTGCGGCAACTCTTGTAAGCTCCGGTATGCTTGCTGCTGCCAAGTTCGACCGCACGATTGCCCCGGGCGTGAGCGTTGAAATCCGTCACGTGAGCATGGACTCTGCCATTGTGGTGGTCAAACTTTCTAACCGCGGTACCGTAAACCTTTATTATGGCACTAGCGAATCGGCTATGACCGAAGTCGCATCTCCGGATAACAATGTGCCTGGTGTTCAGCATGAAATTATCCTGCGCGACTTGCAGCCGGGTACGGGATACTTCTTCTATGCGATTGGCCAGAACGCCTACGTTCCGGAAAACAAGACCATCAAGTACATGGTTGACTCTACAAAGACTCCGTTTAGCTTTACCACGCTCAATACGGTGGAAAGCGCCCAGATTACGAACGTGACTGTCTGTAACATGTTTGGTGACAGTGCCGAAATCATGTGGTACACTCCGAACGGCGAATATGAATCCAAGATTTACTGGGATACGGTTCCGCATACAAAGGCATCTGATTACGCCTTTAATAGCGGTGCCGGCAATGCCGACGTGTCTGGCATTCCGACCAGGTTCCACTATGTAAAGATTGGTGGCCTTAAAGAAAAGACGACTTACTACTATATGGTCGAAAGCAACGGCCAGTTTACCAATGTCGATGACAAGACTGGTGAAATGCTCAAGTTCACGACGCCGGTGGCTTGGTACGACTTTAGCGTACGTGCTTACCAGTACGACTTTGGCGGTACGGAATTCTTGAACTTGAATATTTACAACAACGAGGCCCGTGCATTTGATAGCTTGACACTTCGCATGTACTTTATGGCAAAGCCTGAGGAAGTGGAACAGTGCGCGACCTTGATTGACTCCGATATTTGCCAGGCTTACGATGAAGCGGGCTTCAACAAGCCTTGCGAAAATGACCGCGAACTCCGTGACTTGATGCGCGCGGCGCTTCCGGTTCGTCTTGATGACACCTACGATGCTACGACGGGTAAGTATGCCTATTACTTCCCGGTTCCGCTGGGATCTTCAATCATCAAGTCTCAGTCTCGTTTGCGTGTTGACTTGACCTATTCTTCGGGCATTAGTAACGATGGTTACAAGACTTGCGAAACCTTGCGCCAGCCTGCAAAGAAGCACATGGACAAGACGACGGGTGACTGGTCTTGGGCTCCGCATAAGTTCTTGGATGATGGCGCCGACTATGAAGGTATGCCTTACGAAGACAAGGACTATGGTGACATTGATAACGAAATTCCGGTGGATCCCTTTATTGTGGTTTATCGTAAGGATGAATTCATTTGGGGTTACAGCCCGTCTTATCAGGAAATGACCAAGAAGCGTGCCCACTACGAAATGGACGTGCATCTTGACGCTCCGTTCAATGTGTCTGACGGATCTTATGTGCAGATTGACCAAACTAGTAGTACGGTGTACGTGAAGGGTTATGCCCATATTTCTGAACAAGGCTACATTACCCGTATTTGGGCAAACGGTCAGGAAATCAAGACTGTTGTTGACCGCGTCGGTGACGAAATCTTCTTGATTTCTGAAAACGACGGTGTTATCGCTCACTATAACGTGACCGATGGCAATGGCTCTATTGACTCTACGGGTCTTTGGACTTTGAACATTCCTGTGAAGATGAAGATTGGTAGTAACAAGATTGACCTTACCATTTTTGCAGGTGCTGATCCGCAGTGCGAAGAATGTGCCGAAAACGGTGGCTGCGCCTTTATCAACCGTACTTATTACGTGCAGTTTACGCGTGGAAACCTCACTGCTTCTAGCCTTACCATTAAGGATGATGCGGGGAACCCGGTGGCATCTCCTGCCGATCCGTCCAATACTCGCTTCCATATTTACCTGACCGATAAGGATAAAGCAGGTTCTTCTGCTCCGGTCAATGTACTGGTCATTAATGCCAAGAAGAACGATACCCTGAAGGTTAAGATGGTCGAAGACGCTTCGAACCCAGGTAGCTTCAAGAGCGCCAATGCCATTACGGCAACCTCTGTTGCTCCGGAAGCTCGAAACGGAACGCAGATTTCGTTCTTTGCGGGCGACACCATTCAGGTGGTTTACATTGACCCGGACGACGAAGAAGATGTCTCGAAGCAGAGCTTCTATGCTGAAGCCAAGTACCCCGAACCCACGAAGGTGCTTGCTCAGGATACTGACTGCGACAACGTTGCCGACAAGCTCTTGGTGGTATTCAGCAACACGCTTATCAGCGACTACAGCTTCGACAGCATTCGCGTGTATCTGCCGGGCATGACCGATACGGTTACGCTCAAGGTAGATGCTGCCGCGGCTTTGAACAAGTCCGAGGTCTTGGTTGATTTGCCGGCCTCGCTCGGTATCGAAGAATCTGCTGCCCCTGCGGGTAAGTCGACTGTTTACATGAAGGCCGAAGGTGCAACGAATGCAAGCAAGGTCGCCATTGGTGATGGCATTATGCCGCAGCTGTTGAGCGTGACAATTCTTGAAAATCCGGACCACGAATACGCCGAAGATACTTTGATGGTTGCCTTTACCGAACCGGTGATTTTGGCATCGGAAACGGTATGGCCCTTGGAAGTCATTGGTGCAACAGGTGCTACCTTTAGTGTGGTCGGTAAAGCAACCACCACTAACGATGGCAAGAGCTGGATGTACGCTATTACCGGAAATACCAACGGCCAGTTTATCAAGGAAGGCACCACGGTGACCGTGAAGACGAATTCCGTGGCTGACAAGGCGTTCAATACACTTGATCCGGCCTTGGCTTGTAAGCAGGTCCAGGTGGCCGAAACGCCGAGACCTGTTCCCATTACAATTGCCGAAATGCGTGACAATGAAGGTGACGGTTATCCCGATGAACTCTACATGAAGTTTGCCAAGAAGCTCCGCGACAAGGATATGCTTGACAGCTTCGTTGTGGAATGGGGCCTGAAGGGCGAAGTGAAGAGCATGTTGCCTGAATGGGAACATACGTTTGAATTCGGCCAGCATTGGGAAAAGAAGTCTACGGTGGATTCTTCGGGTGCAACGCCGGTTGTCATTGTTGATTCTGTGTTGGTGAGCGATACGGTTTCTGTAATCACCGTCAAGTTGACCCCTGCAAATACTTTTGCCCGCGGTGCAACGGTTGGCCCGTACGATGGTTATGGCCGAGTGACTCCGCGCTTGGGTCCTGAAGGCGGCTTCTTCGACAAGTTCTACCCTGTGGTTGATAAGTGCCCGCCGATTATTATGACTGCCGTGTGGAGTGGTTACGATGTGGATGACGATACCTATGGCACGCAGGACAACCTGACGCTCACGTTCTCTGAACCGTTGGATACTGTAGCGGGTCACCCGTATGTGGTGGAACGTAACCGTGATGGTAGTGCGGGTGTGTTCTTTAGCCCGAAACAGAACCCGAGTGTTTCGCTTTCTTACGTGCTGAATACGACTATGGGTCGCTTGAGTTACAAGCACAAGTATAGCGAAGCTATCTGGATTGCTGACTCAGTGCGCTTGATTTCTGATTCCGAAACAAGCTTCTTCAAGGATAAGGCTGGCCAGTATCCTGGCTATGCAACGCCTTGGGTGCCGGTAACGGGTTCTGTGTCGAACATCAAGTTCACGATTACGGCTGTCGATGGCGTGACCAAGTCTAGGAGCCCAGATTCCATTTACTACGGTGGTATCCCGATGGATCCGAATGTCAACTTCCGCTTGACGACAAAGAACAAGAGCGAAGAAACAATCGTGATGGCTGAAGGTAGCAGTAAGTTGCACGATGTGTATGGCGCTCCCATTAGGAACTACCACAGTGCAGGTCCGGTCTTTATGATCGAAGTTGCTTTGCCCGATGTGCTCGACAAGACTGAACTTGGCGAAGCCAAGCGCGATTACAAGGTTGATCTTGAAATGGATCTCTTCAACAATCTTGGAACGTACGTGAACAAGGCAACGTATTCCTTCATGACATCGCAGGTTCAGGAATTTATTTCTCCTGCTAGTACCATGACCATGTATATGGAATGGTGCGCACCTGAAGATTACCCTGTCAGTGCGGATGGAAAGAAAATCGGTACTGGCCCGTACATTGCGAAGTTCATGACCGAAGCTAAGAGCGATTACCTGCCGCAAAAGGCTGACGAAGGTGACCGCACCGAGGCTCTGAAGGATTCCGACACCTTCACCAAGACTTTCGGTTTCAGAAGAGCTAAGAAGTAA